In Priestia megaterium NBRC 15308 = ATCC 14581, the following proteins share a genomic window:
- the spoVG gene encoding septation regulator SpoVG, which yields MEVTDVRLRRVNTEGRMRAIASITLDGEFVVHDIRVIDGNNGLFVAMPSKRTPDGEFRDIAHPINSNTRGKIQDAVLAEYHRLGEVEVEFEEAGAS from the coding sequence ATGGAAGTAACTGACGTAAGATTACGCCGCGTGAACACTGAAGGACGTATGAGAGCGATTGCTTCAATCACATTAGATGGTGAATTTGTTGTTCATGATATTCGTGTGATTGATGGTAATAATGGCTTATTTGTAGCCATGCCAAGTAAACGTACACCGGATGGTGAGTTCCGTGATATTGCACATCCAATCAATTCAAATACTCGCGGAAAGATTCAAGATGCTGTTTTAGCAGAATATCATCGTTTAGGTGAGGTAGAAGTTGAATTCGAAGAAGCGGGTGCTTCGTAA